TATCGGCTTTGACTCGCCTGCTTTTACCCGTCTATCCATGTAAACGGTCTGCGTAGGATAGGCGATCACGATGTCGTCGTGGCTAGCTATAGCCTCCATGATCTCCGCGCTTATCGTGCTTCGCAAAGATAGCGTGGCGAAGGTGTTTGCCATATACCAGACCGAAATTTTCACGCCGTAAGGCTCGATAAAGGTAAATACGCGCGGCTCGACGTTTGGATTTTTGATACTGTATTGATTTCGCAGCTTGCTCATTTGTTTTTTGGCGATCTCGGTGTAGCCTTTTGAGTACTTTCGCGCGATATCTTTGATGATGTGAGCGGCCTTTTTGTGATTTGACTCAAAACTAAAAACTACGTCTATACCGTCCCATACGGTCTTCATACTGTGGTGCGAGTAGTTTGCGATTAGATCGGTGAAGATATAGTTATTGGGTACGAATATAATTCGCCCCGCCCTGCGGTTTGAGTTTACGGTTACGATCGTAACGTCCTCGTAAATAGTCATCCTAAGCAGCGAGATATCGATGATATCGCCCACGACGTCCTCTCCGTCTTTGCGCACCTTTATGCGGTCGCCGACGTGAAAACTACCGCCAAAAACGATGACCGTCCAGCCAAGCATACTCATAAACATATCTTTCATCGCAATCGCGATACCCGCAGACGCAAAGCCTAGCACCGTGACTAGATAGGTTACGTTTTCTATATAGGCAAAAAGTAAAATCACGACTATTAGCGTGATATTTACGAGATTTATAAATTTATTCGCCGTGTAGAGGCGCTCGTTATCCGTGATCGTTTTTTTAATGATAAATTTAAACAAAAACGAAAGCGCAACCGAGGCGATTATAAAAATAACGATGTCAAGCGCCTTTTTCATCTGCGCTTTTATATCCTCGCTCGTGCGGTTTATCGCCTCGTTTACTCGCTTTTCGTACACGCCGTAAGTAGTCTTTGCGATATCGGCCGCCGCATTAAATTCGGTAAGCTCCTGCCTGGTCTCGTTTAGCTCGTCTAAAAACTGCGCTTCGTCGCTTAGCTTTACGATTTGAGATAAAATTCGCTCTTTTTTGCCAAGCTCGTCCGCGGTTTTAGAAAGCCCTTCCAAACGGTTTTTGTATTCGTCTTTTTCGCTTTTAAGCTGTTTGATGTATGAAAAACCGGAGATTACCGCGACGGGATTGGTTATCTTTTGTAAAATTTCAATCTCGGGAGCCGTTATCATGCTAGAAAACGGAGCTTTTTGAAACTCTTTTAAAAGCTCGATCTGCTCTTTTAGCGTGCTTTGCTTTTTTTGCAGCTCGAGCACTTTTTCCGTATTTTTGGCCTGCTTTTTTATCGCGGCTTCCGTTTCTTCTAGCTCCGCACTTAGTTTTTGATAGGTGTTGTAGTTTGAGTAGCGAGTAGCCCAAACGTTATCGGATAGCTTGGACTCTATGGTATCTAGCGAGCTTTTTAGCTCGGCTAGTTGAGCGTCTTTTGCGCCGTAGTCGTCAGGGATATCGTCTACCGCCCAAACCGCCGCCGCGACGATTAAAATAAATAAAATTTTTCTCATTCAAACTCTCTTAAAACGTCCATCGCGAGCTCGCGCGGCACGTCTTTTCGTATCTCGTATGCGCCGATACCTCGCGGCAGGATAAATTTGATCGCTGAGTTTTCCGCCTTTTTATCAA
The nucleotide sequence above comes from uncultured Campylobacter sp.. Encoded proteins:
- a CDS encoding mechanosensitive ion channel, which encodes MRKILFILIVAAAVWAVDDIPDDYGAKDAQLAELKSSLDTIESKLSDNVWATRYSNYNTYQKLSAELEETEAAIKKQAKNTEKVLELQKKQSTLKEQIELLKEFQKAPFSSMITAPEIEILQKITNPVAVISGFSYIKQLKSEKDEYKNRLEGLSKTADELGKKERILSQIVKLSDEAQFLDELNETRQELTEFNAAADIAKTTYGVYEKRVNEAINRTSEDIKAQMKKALDIVIFIIASVALSFLFKFIIKKTITDNERLYTANKFINLVNITLIVVILLFAYIENVTYLVTVLGFASAGIAIAMKDMFMSMLGWTVIVFGGSFHVGDRIKVRKDGEDVVGDIIDISLLRMTIYEDVTIVTVNSNRRAGRIIFVPNNYIFTDLIANYSHHSMKTVWDGIDVVFSFESNHKKAAHIIKDIARKYSKGYTEIAKKQMSKLRNQYSIKNPNVEPRVFTFIEPYGVKISVWYMANTFATLSLRSTISAEIMEAIASHDDIVIAYPTQTVYMDRRVKAGESKPIGEGGEEI